The following coding sequences lie in one Phragmites australis chromosome 8, lpPhrAust1.1, whole genome shotgun sequence genomic window:
- the LOC133927249 gene encoding zinc finger CCCH domain-containing protein 13-like isoform X2, producing the protein MAQGCGRRDSRYHDFRVRPERKHSPRARYSTERDTRGRSFRDQKPSSQDRGSSHSRSPIRKSERKYRKSPDGAKTDSSESFRTSDNEDREKNERYSSSDEKKDCEVQLKQIQMDMEALREDKSKLEMILEKKIEEASQLSSIVDDLESQLNEVKEDCQRMISKTKKVVKAHGRYMKAQEDLKRSQARFERLADLLASDTLKPCAKEQRSSGNANEDQYNAFEMSPNDQRQNHVSTAKKRSIALSTSEEAKTGKKRRESDDDTIPTFEKYRPEDALEPFNNSKGNGIPKLFSAQKKLGEGDCNEEGNIVSSSNVFADRYKGNDEEVHVD; encoded by the exons ATGGCTCAAGGTTGTG GGAGACGAGACTCCAGATATCATGACTTCAGAGTCAGGCCTGAGAGAAAACACTCACCTCGTGCGAGGTATTCCACTGAAAGAGATACCAGAGGCCGTTCATTTCGTGATCAGAAACCAAGTTCTCAAGATAGGG GATCTAGTCATTCAAGGTCACCAATTAGGAAGAG TGAGAGAAAGTATAGGAAAAGTCCAGATGGTGCAAAAACTGATTCTTCAGAAAGTTTCAGAACCTCTGATAATGAAGacagagaaaagaatgaaagaTACTCCAGCAGTGACGAGAAAAAGGATTGTGAAGTACAG ctgaaacaaattcaaatggACATGGAAGCATTACGTGAAGATAAATCTAAACTGGAG ATGATATTGGAGAAGAAGATTGAAGAAGCGAGCCAACTTTCTAGCATAGTAGATGATCTTGAATCGCAATTGAACGAAGTGAAAGAAGATTGCCAAAG GATGATCTCCAAAACAAAGAAAGTCGTCAAAGCACATGGGCGTTATATGAAAGCACAAGAGGATTTAAAGAG GTCTCAAGCACGCTTTGAGAGGTTGGCAGATTTGCTTGCTTCAGACACTCTTAAGCCTTGTGCCAAGGAGCAACGTTCCAGTGGGAATGCCAATGAAGATCAATATAATGCTTTTGAAATGAGCCCAAATGATCAACGACAAAATCATGTTTCAACAGCTAAAAAAAGATCTATTGCCCTCTCAACAAGTGAAGAAGCAAAAACAG ggaagaaaaggagagagagtgaCGATGATACGATCCCAACGTTTGAGAAATATAGACCAGAAGATGCTCTTGAACCTTTTAACAATAGCAAGGGAAATGGTATACCAAAATTGTTTTCTGCACAGAAGAAATTAGGGGAGGGTGACTGCAACGAGGAGGGAAACATTGTTTCTTCAAGCAATGTTTTTGCAGACAGG TACAAGGGCAACGATGAGGAAGTTCATGTTGATTAG
- the LOC133927249 gene encoding zinc finger CCCH domain-containing protein 13-like isoform X4 yields MTGRRDSRYHDFRVRPERKHSPRARYSTERDTRGRSFRDQKPSSQDRGSSHSRSPIRKSERKYRKSPDGAKTDSSESFRTSDNEDREKNERYSSSDEKKDCEVQLKQIQMDMEALREDKSKLEMILEKKIEEASQLSSIVDDLESQLNEVKEDCQRMISKTKKVVKAHGRYMKAQEDLKRSQARFERLADLLASDTLKPCAKEQRSSGNANEDQYNAFEMSPNDQRQNHVSTAKKRSIALSTSEEAKTGKKRRESDDDTIPTFEKYRPEDALEPFNNSKGNGIPKLFSAQKKLGEGDCNEEGNIVSSSNVFADRYKGNDEEVHVD; encoded by the exons ATGACTG GGAGACGAGACTCCAGATATCATGACTTCAGAGTCAGGCCTGAGAGAAAACACTCACCTCGTGCGAGGTATTCCACTGAAAGAGATACCAGAGGCCGTTCATTTCGTGATCAGAAACCAAGTTCTCAAGATAGGG GATCTAGTCATTCAAGGTCACCAATTAGGAAGAG TGAGAGAAAGTATAGGAAAAGTCCAGATGGTGCAAAAACTGATTCTTCAGAAAGTTTCAGAACCTCTGATAATGAAGacagagaaaagaatgaaagaTACTCCAGCAGTGACGAGAAAAAGGATTGTGAAGTACAG ctgaaacaaattcaaatggACATGGAAGCATTACGTGAAGATAAATCTAAACTGGAG ATGATATTGGAGAAGAAGATTGAAGAAGCGAGCCAACTTTCTAGCATAGTAGATGATCTTGAATCGCAATTGAACGAAGTGAAAGAAGATTGCCAAAG GATGATCTCCAAAACAAAGAAAGTCGTCAAAGCACATGGGCGTTATATGAAAGCACAAGAGGATTTAAAGAG GTCTCAAGCACGCTTTGAGAGGTTGGCAGATTTGCTTGCTTCAGACACTCTTAAGCCTTGTGCCAAGGAGCAACGTTCCAGTGGGAATGCCAATGAAGATCAATATAATGCTTTTGAAATGAGCCCAAATGATCAACGACAAAATCATGTTTCAACAGCTAAAAAAAGATCTATTGCCCTCTCAACAAGTGAAGAAGCAAAAACAG ggaagaaaaggagagagagtgaCGATGATACGATCCCAACGTTTGAGAAATATAGACCAGAAGATGCTCTTGAACCTTTTAACAATAGCAAGGGAAATGGTATACCAAAATTGTTTTCTGCACAGAAGAAATTAGGGGAGGGTGACTGCAACGAGGAGGGAAACATTGTTTCTTCAAGCAATGTTTTTGCAGACAGG TACAAGGGCAACGATGAGGAAGTTCATGTTGATTAG
- the LOC133927249 gene encoding zinc finger CCCH domain-containing protein 13-like isoform X3 yields the protein MAQGRRDSRYHDFRVRPERKHSPRARYSTERDTRGRSFRDQKPSSQDRGSSHSRSPIRKSERKYRKSPDGAKTDSSESFRTSDNEDREKNERYSSSDEKKDCEVQLKQIQMDMEALREDKSKLEMILEKKIEEASQLSSIVDDLESQLNEVKEDCQRMISKTKKVVKAHGRYMKAQEDLKRSQARFERLADLLASDTLKPCAKEQRSSGNANEDQYNAFEMSPNDQRQNHVSTAKKRSIALSTSEEAKTGKKRRESDDDTIPTFEKYRPEDALEPFNNSKGNGIPKLFSAQKKLGEGDCNEEGNIVSSSNVFADRYKGNDEEVHVD from the exons ATGGCTCAAG GGAGACGAGACTCCAGATATCATGACTTCAGAGTCAGGCCTGAGAGAAAACACTCACCTCGTGCGAGGTATTCCACTGAAAGAGATACCAGAGGCCGTTCATTTCGTGATCAGAAACCAAGTTCTCAAGATAGGG GATCTAGTCATTCAAGGTCACCAATTAGGAAGAG TGAGAGAAAGTATAGGAAAAGTCCAGATGGTGCAAAAACTGATTCTTCAGAAAGTTTCAGAACCTCTGATAATGAAGacagagaaaagaatgaaagaTACTCCAGCAGTGACGAGAAAAAGGATTGTGAAGTACAG ctgaaacaaattcaaatggACATGGAAGCATTACGTGAAGATAAATCTAAACTGGAG ATGATATTGGAGAAGAAGATTGAAGAAGCGAGCCAACTTTCTAGCATAGTAGATGATCTTGAATCGCAATTGAACGAAGTGAAAGAAGATTGCCAAAG GATGATCTCCAAAACAAAGAAAGTCGTCAAAGCACATGGGCGTTATATGAAAGCACAAGAGGATTTAAAGAG GTCTCAAGCACGCTTTGAGAGGTTGGCAGATTTGCTTGCTTCAGACACTCTTAAGCCTTGTGCCAAGGAGCAACGTTCCAGTGGGAATGCCAATGAAGATCAATATAATGCTTTTGAAATGAGCCCAAATGATCAACGACAAAATCATGTTTCAACAGCTAAAAAAAGATCTATTGCCCTCTCAACAAGTGAAGAAGCAAAAACAG ggaagaaaaggagagagagtgaCGATGATACGATCCCAACGTTTGAGAAATATAGACCAGAAGATGCTCTTGAACCTTTTAACAATAGCAAGGGAAATGGTATACCAAAATTGTTTTCTGCACAGAAGAAATTAGGGGAGGGTGACTGCAACGAGGAGGGAAACATTGTTTCTTCAAGCAATGTTTTTGCAGACAGG TACAAGGGCAACGATGAGGAAGTTCATGTTGATTAG
- the LOC133927249 gene encoding zinc finger CCCH domain-containing protein 13-like isoform X1, whose protein sequence is MREGMRDRGGAEASGPPPFRGPAYKTKLCALWRSRGGCSRANCGFAHGEAELRRPPPRASFQPLPRPGRRDSRYHDFRVRPERKHSPRARYSTERDTRGRSFRDQKPSSQDRGSSHSRSPIRKSERKYRKSPDGAKTDSSESFRTSDNEDREKNERYSSSDEKKDCEVQLKQIQMDMEALREDKSKLEMILEKKIEEASQLSSIVDDLESQLNEVKEDCQRMISKTKKVVKAHGRYMKAQEDLKRSQARFERLADLLASDTLKPCAKEQRSSGNANEDQYNAFEMSPNDQRQNHVSTAKKRSIALSTSEEAKTGKKRRESDDDTIPTFEKYRPEDALEPFNNSKGNGIPKLFSAQKKLGEGDCNEEGNIVSSSNVFADRYKGNDEEVHVD, encoded by the exons ATGAGGGAGGGGATGAGGGACAGAGGCGGCGCGGAGGCGTCGGGACCTCCTCCCTTCCGTGGCCCGGCGTACAAGACGAAGCTGTGCGCGCTGTGGAGGAGCAGGGGCGGCTGCTCCCGCGCCAACTGCGGCTTCGCCCACGGCGAGGCCGAGCTCCGGAGGCCGCCTCCCCGTGCCTCGTTCCAGCCTCTCCCTCGACCTG GGAGACGAGACTCCAGATATCATGACTTCAGAGTCAGGCCTGAGAGAAAACACTCACCTCGTGCGAGGTATTCCACTGAAAGAGATACCAGAGGCCGTTCATTTCGTGATCAGAAACCAAGTTCTCAAGATAGGG GATCTAGTCATTCAAGGTCACCAATTAGGAAGAG TGAGAGAAAGTATAGGAAAAGTCCAGATGGTGCAAAAACTGATTCTTCAGAAAGTTTCAGAACCTCTGATAATGAAGacagagaaaagaatgaaagaTACTCCAGCAGTGACGAGAAAAAGGATTGTGAAGTACAG ctgaaacaaattcaaatggACATGGAAGCATTACGTGAAGATAAATCTAAACTGGAG ATGATATTGGAGAAGAAGATTGAAGAAGCGAGCCAACTTTCTAGCATAGTAGATGATCTTGAATCGCAATTGAACGAAGTGAAAGAAGATTGCCAAAG GATGATCTCCAAAACAAAGAAAGTCGTCAAAGCACATGGGCGTTATATGAAAGCACAAGAGGATTTAAAGAG GTCTCAAGCACGCTTTGAGAGGTTGGCAGATTTGCTTGCTTCAGACACTCTTAAGCCTTGTGCCAAGGAGCAACGTTCCAGTGGGAATGCCAATGAAGATCAATATAATGCTTTTGAAATGAGCCCAAATGATCAACGACAAAATCATGTTTCAACAGCTAAAAAAAGATCTATTGCCCTCTCAACAAGTGAAGAAGCAAAAACAG ggaagaaaaggagagagagtgaCGATGATACGATCCCAACGTTTGAGAAATATAGACCAGAAGATGCTCTTGAACCTTTTAACAATAGCAAGGGAAATGGTATACCAAAATTGTTTTCTGCACAGAAGAAATTAGGGGAGGGTGACTGCAACGAGGAGGGAAACATTGTTTCTTCAAGCAATGTTTTTGCAGACAGG TACAAGGGCAACGATGAGGAAGTTCATGTTGATTAG
- the LOC133927251 gene encoding LOW QUALITY PROTEIN: protein HEAT-STRESS-ASSOCIATED 32-like (The sequence of the model RefSeq protein was modified relative to this genomic sequence to represent the inferred CDS: deleted 1 base in 1 codon) — protein sequence MAMRGWREEVVALSLRGYGYGDEEEDDRPEKPRRYGVTEMRSPFYSFRPAQHALQEILDSLGPFVDGLKFSGGCHSLMGKELVREITDLAHKHDIYVSTGDWAEHLLRQGPSSFKQYVEECKVLGFDTVELNAGSLKLPEEALLRLVRLIKSSGLRAKPLFSVNFDSSDIPASGDRAFGAYIAPVKEQSSERVEDVDLLIRRAERCLEAGADMIMIDADDVCRRADSLRTDIIAKIVGRLGLEKTMFEASNPNTSEWFVKRYGPRVNLFVDHSNVMNLERLRGFNMSRSSPSSRSLASPFFLMQRPFSESSAERVSSVHEVLALRL from the exons ATGGCGATGAGGGGGTGGAGAGAGGAGGTCGTGGCGCTGTCGCTGCGCGGGTACGGCtacggcgacgaggaggaggacgaccgGCCGGAGAAGCCGCGGCGGTACGGGGTGACGGAGATGCGGAGCCCCTTCTACTCCTTCCGCCCCGCCCAACACGCGCTCCAG GAAATACTAGATTCTCTTGGTCCTTTCGTTGATGGTTTGAAGTTCTCTGGTGGATGCCATAGTTTGATGGGGAAGGAATTGGTTAGAGAGATCACTGATTTAGCACATAAGCATGACATATATGTGAGCACAGGTGATTGGGCAGAGCATCTTTTGCGTCAGGGACCCTCTTCTTTCAAGCAATATGTAGAG GAATGCAAGGTCTTAGGATTTGACACAGTTGAGCTGAATGCTGGATCTCTCAAGCTCCCTGAAGAAGCTCTTCTGAGATTAGTCCGCCTCATCAAGAGTAGCGGTTTGAGGGCGAAGCCACTGTTTTCAGTGAATTTTGACAGTTCTGATATTCCAGCATCTGGTGATAGGGCGTTTGGGGCGTACATAGCTCCAGTCAAGGAGCAGAGCTCAG AAAGAGTTGAAGATGTTGACCTGCTGATCAGGAGGGCAGAGAGATGCTTGGAAGCAGGCGCGGATATGATCATGATCGACGCTGATGATGTTTGCCGGCGCGCCGACTCTCTGCGAACAGACATCATTGCAAAGATTGTAGGCCGGCTTGGGCTCGAGAAAACCATGTTCGAAGCTTCCAATCCCAACACCTCCGAGTGGTTCGTCAAAAGATACGGCCCAAGG GTGAATCTCTTCGTCGACCACTCTAACGTGATGAATCTGGAGCGTCTCCGGGGCTTCAACATGAGCAGAAGCAGCCCGTCCTCCCGTTCC CTCGCCTCGCCGTTCTTCCTGATGCAACGACCTTTTTCTGAATCCTCAGCTGAGAGGGTTTCCAGTGTCCATGAAGTTCTAGCTTTGCGCCTTTAG